A stretch of bacterium DNA encodes these proteins:
- a CDS encoding DEAD/DEAH box helicase, whose amino-acid sequence MGLLDKIKSMFTGGDKPAGKKDDKRGRDGRKGEAGRSDGQRESREGQADGGARRGGRNRRRRPPREQGESTERTQKTEHDKSMGGQPKSPGQSRHRSRGRGRGRKDGAPGQGAGQTQDSAAGSQDSQAEAAETSRQRGDSYERDSSGSHLRARGKKRSRPRRGKSSELGGTAQRIEFPELLEVTEQSEEVLGNEFRPLGLSDRLVLTLAANRFRIPTDIQREMIPEAIRGRDILGQAKTGTGKTIAFLMPIFERVDPTRAAVQALIVVPTRELCRQVTWEAQRFGRTLEARVMSVYGGTSVSREVEALRISAPQIMVGTPGRLLDHIGSGNVNLSELKTLVLDEADRMFDIGFRQDIIRIIKACPDKRQIMLLSATLDSEVEELSERYMTDPVQIYVSKDEITVESIWQRIISAERGKKIDKLIALLRREMPTQSIIFTNTKRMSDSLSLRLEKLGFKARCIHSDLSQNKRERIMDDFRTGGIEHLVATDVAARGLDITGISHVINYDVPANPEDYVHRVGRTGRMGSAGKAFTFVTPTEGKELTQIEKLINKMLGEYDPEAHEQHQTQPQPAGVGPQA is encoded by the coding sequence GTGGGTCTTCTGGACAAGATTAAGAGTATGTTCACCGGTGGGGATAAGCCCGCCGGGAAAAAGGACGATAAGCGCGGCCGCGACGGTCGCAAAGGTGAGGCTGGGCGGTCGGACGGACAACGGGAAAGCCGCGAGGGGCAGGCCGATGGCGGCGCTCGCCGCGGAGGACGGAACCGTCGCAGACGGCCGCCGCGCGAGCAGGGCGAAAGCACCGAGCGCACACAGAAAACCGAGCACGACAAATCCATGGGCGGACAGCCCAAGTCCCCCGGTCAGTCGCGCCACAGAAGCCGCGGACGCGGCAGAGGGCGCAAGGATGGCGCGCCGGGACAGGGCGCCGGGCAGACGCAGGATTCGGCCGCTGGCAGTCAGGATTCGCAGGCTGAAGCCGCCGAGACCTCGCGTCAGCGGGGGGACAGTTACGAGCGCGATTCCTCCGGCTCCCATCTGCGCGCGCGCGGCAAGAAACGGAGCCGCCCGCGGCGGGGCAAGAGCAGCGAGCTGGGCGGCACGGCCCAGCGCATCGAGTTTCCCGAGCTGCTGGAAGTCACCGAGCAGAGCGAGGAGGTCCTGGGTAACGAGTTCCGGCCCCTCGGCCTGTCGGACCGCCTGGTGCTCACCCTGGCAGCCAACCGTTTCCGCATCCCCACCGACATCCAGCGCGAGATGATCCCCGAGGCGATCCGCGGACGGGATATCCTGGGCCAGGCCAAGACCGGCACTGGCAAGACCATCGCGTTCCTGATGCCCATTTTCGAGCGGGTCGACCCGACCCGGGCGGCGGTCCAGGCACTGATCGTGGTGCCCACCCGCGAGCTCTGCCGTCAGGTCACCTGGGAGGCCCAGCGTTTCGGGCGCACCCTTGAGGCCCGCGTGATGAGCGTCTACGGCGGCACCTCGGTGAGCCGTGAGGTGGAGGCGCTCAGGATCTCCGCGCCGCAGATCATGGTCGGCACGCCGGGACGGTTGCTGGACCACATCGGCAGCGGCAACGTGAACCTTTCGGAGCTTAAAACACTGGTGCTGGACGAGGCCGACCGGATGTTCGACATCGGGTTCCGCCAGGACATCATCCGTATCATCAAAGCCTGCCCGGACAAGCGTCAGATCATGCTGCTGTCGGCCACCCTTGACAGTGAGGTCGAGGAACTGAGCGAGCGCTACATGACCGACCCGGTGCAAATCTACGTGAGCAAGGATGAGATTACGGTGGAGTCGATCTGGCAGCGCATCATCTCCGCGGAGCGCGGGAAAAAGATCGACAAGCTGATCGCCCTGCTGCGCCGTGAGATGCCCACCCAGTCGATCATCTTCACCAATACCAAGCGCATGAGCGATTCCCTGTCCCTGCGGCTGGAGAAGCTGGGGTTCAAGGCGCGCTGTATCCACAGCGACCTGAGCCAGAACAAGCGCGAGCGGATCATGGACGATTTCCGCACCGGCGGGATCGAGCACCTGGTGGCGACCGACGTGGCCGCGCGGGGCCTTGATATCACCGGGATCAGCCACGTGATCAACTACGACGTGCCGGCCAACCCCGAGGATTACGTGCACCGGGTGGGCCGCACCGGACGGATGGGCTCGGCAGGCAAGGCTTTCACCTTCGTCACTCCCACCGAGGGCAAGGAACTGACCCAGATCGAGAAGCTGATCAACAAGATGCTGGGGGAGTATGATCCTGAGGCGCACGAGCAACACCAGACGCAGCCGCAACCTGCCGGCGTCGGGCCTCAGGCCTGA